In the genome of Salmo trutta chromosome 39, fSalTru1.1, whole genome shotgun sequence, the window gtatatattCCCCTATCTCTGCTCCGTATGCCTGAGTAAATATGTAAATATGTCAGATGTATAACATCCATACATTTAGATACAACTGTTGTCTGACCTCATTTTGTTCACtgtgacacacgcacacacacttgtaCAGATGAGATAAATCTGAGCTTTGATTCATACGAGTGAGGCGCAGCAGTGTTCTAATTGCACGTTAGGATGATGTAATCAGAGCGTGTGATTTTGGGTGGATTAACGATGAGAGGTTTCTCTTTTAATTTCACAGCGAATTACTATAACTGtgtgattgtgtctgtgtgtgtgctcacctttatgtgtgagtgtgagtatgtgtttggggggggggcgtCTCTGTGTTGCTAAATATCACAGAATTCAGGGAAAGGCATAGAATTAAATTGTTACTACTATGATAGTGAAATATTATATTTTCTTTCTCATCCATGAAAGAATGTTTCAGTTGCTTAGTTGAATAggttgagggtgtgtgtgtgtgtgtgtgtgtgtgtgcgtgcgtgtgtgtgagagagagagatccaggcACCACCTTGTGGTATAGACTGTCATTACAGTCTGTGGTAATTCGTTCCATTAAAACCAGTATATAAATGTTTAATTGAAAAATATGGAAAtgatatacaacaacatgatacGAGTCCCAATAATATGCTGATACAATTCTGTTGTGTGTGAGAATGAGACGTATAGCTGTTGTTATAGGCAGCATTATGGGACACCGAACACGACCCATCCACAGCAGaacaacatatctacaacactCCTCAGTCCTCGACAGGTAACCTAGCAACCTGTAGAACACCTGCTATAGGCTCAAATACAACCGCCTTTTCTCTTTCCACGTCCACCTTTTTCGTTCACTTCCAGGTTCGACTATTGTTACTGTATAGTTACATTTCACACCACCATCACATCCAACATACAAATTCCATGAAAGTAAATTCAATTCAACTGCATAGTATCCAACCAACTCAAGGTCCTTAAAGAGGATCAGTCAGGACAATGACAGTGGACACGTGTAGTTTGCCCTCTGGGATAGCCGATTCTTACCCGGTTGGGCGAAGATAGCACTTGATTGAACATTTAGGAGCCCCATGTGTACCTTGAATGCCCCACTGAGATCTGACTACATACCTGGGGTGTATACATTAGTCACATTAGTCACAAACCATTGCAATGGAAACCGTTCACTCCAAACAAAAAACTTTCTGCAACGAAAACGAGagattctattggacaaattcaggtaggtcccttccCGTTTTGTTCTGTTGgcttctgtttggttcctagtgaatacaacccGGGGGTaagagatgaagagacagagGTATTAGTAGTTAGAAACAAAAAGGAAACACACCTAGTGGAGACAAACAGTAGATGGGTAAAGTTCTGAtcagacattttttttaacaGACAGGAGCCGTTGACATCAGAGGCAAATGGACCAGGGCTACATCTCTGTCATTGTATTTTAAAACTGTCTGATTTTTTTACTTCACCCGCTGCTTTGTAAATCATTTGGACCGGTTAGATTATTTTCCAGCCCTCCGATTGGTCTTTTGTGTTCTAATAAATAACCAATCAAACGACTAACACAAGCTCTTCTGGGTGTCCATGGGGGCGGGACGTTCTCTAACCAGATTCCCAGTGCCGGCGCTGGATTGGCTAGCTCTCAATCTGTCCAGACTAGCCCCTGTCCGTGTTTGGACAGTTCTCCCCCTTTCCTGGTCTTTCACTGCACCTGACTGCCTGGCTCTTCCTCTCTCCAGGCTGGTGGAGTTACGTGATTGGACAGTTCTTTCTCCCTGCAGTGTATTGACAGCACCTGATTGGTTGGTTGTCTCTCTGTCCAGGCTGGTGGAGGTTTTTGATTGGATCTCTATCCTCCTCTGTAGGATGTTCAGAGCTTCTGATTGgctgttcctccctgtctgcaGAAAGTTGGAGGCATGTGATTGGCTACTCCCATTTCTGTCCAGGCTTTTTGATTGGTCGTCTCGGTCTCTCTCAGTTTTTGATTGGTGTAacagtctgtccctgtctgtgtccTGTCTGGCTGTTTGCCTCACAGTGGAACTGTCCCTGCTTGTCCTGTCTcggtctctgtttctgtccaggCTGCAACAGAGGTTTGATCTGCCACTCATCCCTTTCTCCTGGTTGatcccctctttctcttccttgtTTTTATCTTTCTCTGTGTTGGTTCTCACTCTCTCCAGGCTTTGTGACTGGCCAACCGTATCTTTCTCCAGTTTGACAGCAGTAGCTGTGCTCTGGTTCATTTTATGGTTCTCCAGGCAGGTCTGTATCTCGGCCCTCCTGGCCACGGCGTCTCTCAGCTGGGCTGTGAACGTCTCGATTCTCCCCTGGACCTCCTGGAGCTCTCCCTCCCACAGGAAGGCCTGGCTGCCTGGGTTCCCCAGAGGAGGCAGGGCCAGGCCGGGGGAGGCCAAGGCCGATGCTGGGCCACCGTTAGCATGCAGGCTAACCTGAGGAGGAgctaaaccacccagacaccctGGAACAGACAGGGGAAGACAGAAACTTTGTGTGACCTTTTCTCTGAACCTCATTGAAGGGAATGTGATTTGTAGATTCAAATAAAGCATTTAAAGTGTGTgtggtttggttttactatccttgtgggtccCAGAAGTTCTAGTAAAGGATAGTGAAACAAGGAGAATTCTGGGGACATTTCGCAGATCCCCACAAGGAAAACGTGTATTTTAGGCTTAGTGGTCAGATTTAGGGTTAGAACTAGGGTTAAGAAATAGGGTTAgttttagttttagggttaggtgttaaggttaaggattaggggttagggaaaataggattttgaatgggaataaatgttttggtccccacaaggacggttaaacaaatgtgtgtgttagagtgagTGTGTACCTCCCAGGCCGTGTCGCCCCACCATGCCAGGCCGTCCCCGGAAcgaggcggtgtgt includes:
- the LOC115179234 gene encoding uncharacterized protein LOC115179234; its protein translation is MDKALLDYEVSIDAECKLATVGKPFAIEGYGIGVAQGSPLTANVSEFISRYKSEGYMDILHEKWYKVVPCGKRVFTNTENLSMGIDHFSGLFVMLCVGVVGAIFTLAAEHTFYHLALPRLRRSHTLTYWLHTSQKIHRALNTPYEDVGKELIGLDHNPSPCVSDSCSLHRHRQPRPPPLSSPLPAPPPPQPSSPARDIKENKRVHFDLESLHSYRLHTHTASFRGRPGMVGRHGLGGCLGGLAPPQVSLHANGGPASALASPGLALPPLGNPGSQAFLWEGELQEVQGRIETFTAQLRDAVARRAEIQTCLENHKMNQSTATAVKLEKDTVGQSQSLERVRTNTEKDKNKEEKEGINQEKGMSGRSNLCCSLDRNRDRDRTSRDSSTVRQTARQDTDRDRLLHQSKTERDRDDQSKSLDRNGSSQSHASNFLQTGRNSQSEALNILQRRIEIQSKTSTSLDRETTNQSGAVNTLQGERTVQSRNSTSLERGRARQSGAVKDQERGRTVQTRTGASLDRLRASQSSAGTGNLVRERPAPMDTQKSLC